ACCCACGATCACCACCACTGctaacaccacaaccaccatcataTAATTGGATTTTAATTGGAtatgattgtttttttttaaataatccaAAATATCTATTAGTTTTGGCCCAAGTAAATTAGAATGCCCTAGGCCCAAAAGGTAACATACTTATACTTACATCCCACGCAACCCACCACCCAAACCCAGTATCTATATATTATACTCCATCAATATCTTTATTGATAAATCCTTCTTCAAACTCACTTTCACTCCCACTCAATTTTCAGAGTGGAGCTCCACaatagggatttagggttagggtttaacAATTCCCCTTTCATCTCCACTCCATGGCCATGATGGATCCCACCAAGAAGCGCAAGCTCGACGAAAACGGTTACGGCGTCGTCGGCGGCGGTGACATCGACCACCTAATCCTCTCCCCATCAGAAGCCCGCAAGATCATCGAACGCTTCACCCAAGACCAACTCATCGACATCCTCCAAGACGCCGTCGTCCGCCACCCCGACGTCCTCGTCTCCGTCCGCGCCCTCGCCGACCCCGACGTCGCGCAGCGCAAGCTTTTCATCCGCGGCCTCGGCTGGGACACCACCACCGACGGCCTCCGCTCTCTCTTCTCCGCCTACGGCGAGCTCGAAGAAGCCGTCGTTATTCTCGATAAAGTCACCGGGAAATCGAAAGGGTACGGTTTCGTCACGTTCCGCCACGTCGACGGCGCGCTTCTTGCTCTCCGGGAGCCGAGTAAGAGGATCGATGGGCGCGTTACTGTCACGCAGCTTGCTGCTGCTGGGAACTCCGGGTCGAATACCAATGCTGCCGACGTCGCGCTTCGGAAGATCTATGTGGCGAATGTGCCGCCGGATCTCCCCGCTGATAAGCTTCTGGCGCATTTTTCGATCTATGGGGAGATTGAAGAGGGGCCGTTGGGGTTTGATAAGCTGACCGGGAAGTCGAAAGGGTTTGCGCTGTTTGTGTATAAGAATCCGGAGGGGGCGCAGGCGGCGCTTTTGGATCCAATGAAGACTGTGGAGGGGAGGCAGTTGAATTGCAAGCTGGCTATAACTGATGGCGGGAAGCAAGGGAAGCGTGGCGGGGCTGGTGCTGGTGCGGCGGGACCGGAGGTGGCTCAGGGGCATGGGAATTCTCATGGGCATCATGGGGATGGGATGGGGATGGCTCCGGGTGGTGGGGCGGGTTCAGGTGCAGGGTCGCTTTCTGGTGGTCAGTATGGTGGTCCGGTTGGGTTGGGTTCTTATGGTGGATTTGGTGGTGGGCTTCAGGGTCAGCCACCGATAGGGAATCATGCTATGAATCCATCGGTTGGTGGGGTTGGCAATCAGGCGAACCAGTCATCGTTGGGTGGTGGTACTGGCGCATACGGTTTGGCTGCTCATTATGGGGGCTATGGTGGGCTTGGATCTACCGGTTTCGGTGGATTGGGTGCTGCTTGTGCTGGTGCTGGTGGTtttggaggtggtggtggtggtggtggtgctggttCGGCAGCTGGTGCTGGTGCTCCTGGTGGACTTGGTGGTCCGGGTGGTGCGTATAGGAGTTCAGCTGGAATGCAAGCTGGTGGGTATCCAGAGGGTGGGCACCACTACAGTTTATCAGGTCCCGGCGGGTATCACAATCAGCAGCATCATCCTCCTACTGGGGCGTCACCTGTTCCTAGGGTTCCATATCCAAATGCTCACCCTTACTATTGAGGTAGTTTTGCATCTTCATATTTTTTACCTTCATTGtgggttttattttcttcaattgttttctgTCTGTTGTATGTTTTGCACTCGTAATTAGGCTGTGTTTTTTTGTGTGCATTGTTTTCCTTGTGTATTATGTTTGCTTGTGGTTTGCAGTTCAATGTCTTTGGGGTTTTGCATTATTGGTTGTGTGTGTGCTGTTGGATCTGATTGTGTTCATCATTAGTTAATGATGAGGAGGCAATGTAAATTTGTGATAGTAAACACATCAATTTTTTAGGATGTACCATTACATGGAACAAGTGTAATTTCTTTTCGATTTTCAATTGCTGTCTTCATTTATTTGTCACCATTTAACCTCCTTGTTTGTTATCTCACAAAACATTTATTTAGTCAAATTGAACATCCCTCATTGCTTGTGTTGTTTTGGAGATCATGCAGCTGGTCTGAGGGTTTAAGAAACCTGATCAATGAATGTTGTGATTCTCGATGCAACAGTAGCAAGATAAACCCTAAATTGAACTTGTATAGTGAACTGGTATGGACTATATGGACTGGTAATCGATATAATTCCATCGTTCCAGTTGTAATTACACTTGAGTCTGGCAATTATGTTGACTTTCGATTTTGTGTtactttttataaaattatattccAACTGTTCTGGTTTCATTTAGGGTTTCTTTGTAGTGGATTCCTACCTATGTTATGTTCTGAATAACTTCATACGTGGAGATcaagttttttgtttgtttgtctaATTTACACAATTAAACCATTTTCATttacaaaacacaaaaacttgATCTCCATCAGTACATAAGTAAGAATCCACTACCAATACCAAGACACACTATCAATTAGATAAATTAAATGAAACCAGACTATCTAGCATATGCTGTTATATGTTGTAACTTGAAGTTTATTTCTGACTTATCCCAACTATTATTCAGAGCTTATCTAGAGCTTAACATGTCTGTTATGTGCTTGTTTCATTCCCAATTTGTAGAATTACCTTGATACTGACTTGACGCTGGCCTCTGTTGTTTTGGTCATTATCTTCTAGTCACCTGTGAATTGTAATTGTGCTTTGCTTAATTTGGTTGCTCACTCAATgtgtttattctttttttttctgcttGTATTTTTCTCCCTCTTAATTTTAATGTTTGCTATAAATGGTTTTTTTTGTTTCCACCTTGCTTCTTAATTTCATGCCGGTTGTGTATGTGTGTTTTTCCTTGCTTGAAATGATCTTGGAAATTGTATTGGTTGTGTGTGTACATATTGTGCCTTGACATGGGCTGTTTGTTGATGTGGTGGCTACGAAAGGGTGAGCAATGATTTGCTATATTTTGTTGATAAGCACTCATATTTACCCGTTATTCTTTGAATGTTGGTTGTGAAATGATCAGTTGAGTTGAATGGGTGTTTGATTCAGGTGTTACATCACTTATTGGGCGCAGATGCTTTGTGTGCTTCTGGTGATTGCGTGATTGCAGACTATGTGCTCTGGTGTAATGAATATGTTAGCCTGTATTTTACAGCCTCTTGACTTCATCTGCTCCCCCTTTAAGCTTTGATTCATATGATGTTAGTTAAAGCCATTGAGATAGATTAGTTTTGTAATTTTACCTGGATCATCTCGGCTGTTACAGCGTTTGTTTTGATAATATAGTTCTGGGCTATGATGTTATTTATTAGCTGACTTTGTACTTAGTTACATTTTTCTTTGGTTATCAATATTTTCTATTGCAGTGATATACTCTGCTCATTCGATGATGTGATGGTCTAAATAATATTCATTGTACAATATGGTTTGTGTTATAATCATAATCGGGTCAAAGATTACTATTTCCTAATGGTAAATCACCTAAGCTTTTCCAAAAGCATTTTAACTCAATGGAGATTTTTTCATGCTGGGGATTGATCAGTTCTCACCTGCGCCATTTTCTCAATATGGTTTGATACTTAGTAACTTGTCATATGGATTGTTTTATGCTGTACTTCGATAAGCCCCCACGtcttatgaaaatatttttatttaaagaatTGAGATATCAGTTGTTCTCTTAAaactttaaaatcataaaacggCAGCATATAATTAATCTGTCATTGTGTTTTATATGGCTGCTATATTCCTATTTTGTTTGTTTCTCCCATTGCTGAGGAGTTTCATCGAGTTATTGCACCTTTCCTTAAATGTATCAGGCTGGTGCTGTATGGATTTATTGTAACGAACTTGCTGGGTGCCCAGTTTTAACCCATGATTGCTATTCACTGACATAGagtgttgataaaaaaaactctttATCTATATgagaaatgctagcaacacGTCCTTCTAAGCACATTTTTTAATGCACTCCTTGTGGTTGTCTATTTTTTAAAAGTTCAATACCTTAAAAGTGGTCAATTTATTAAGTAAATGTGTTGACATTTTTTAAAGTAGACCAGTCATAGGGAGTGCGTGGAAGAGTGTATTGGTGGACGCACTCCTTTAACTTACCATATTGAGTACCTGCAGTATCCTCATGTTAAAGATATCGATGTAGAGCTGTTCTGTGAGATATAGTtgtgaaattttaaatttaagtatATTGATGCTGTTGTTTCCAATCTTTTAGTTTAGTTTTTGACTGTTGATGATGAAGGTCTTAGCATCTCTAGTGTTTTAGCATGAGATCATATGACAATTGCTAATGTGGAAACTTATTGAGCAAAAGCATACTGTGTTTTACGGCGCTGCTTCATTTGTCtatgaaaaagcttgtagactGATGTCTGTCTTGCTTCCTTTTGATTTCCCTTCTTTTGGAAATTAATGTGTTCTATCTTGAGAAGTTATTAATCAAACTTTTATGGTAGTAGTCTGATCTTGGATGGTTTGTTGTTTTCTCTGGAACTAAGCCTAGCATTTGCAAATTATTGATCTGGCTCTATATTTTATCTTCTACTACACCCTTGCCTCTCTCCCACCTATTGCTTAATTGCATGTTTAACTCGTTTGGAATGTTTTAGGCGCTTAGcctcttcattttttattttttgttggtAAGTTTAGCAGGAATTTGCCTGTATAGTCTAGACATTTCACTCCtttgaagatattttgctttatagaatcattGTTATGCTGTACAGAGTGCTTCTGTGGGATTGATAAAAATGCCCTTAATCCAGTGTTAAAAACAAGCTGGATTTACTTAGGTCAAATTTCATGATGTCTAGTCTTTTTTAATTACGTCAAATTTGTATTCAATGATtcgttttttcaattttttcaccAACCCAACGAAATTAATGGAATGGCTGTAATGCTTATTGTAATATGTGCTATGGGATAACTGGTTTTATTGTGGATACTGATGCATGGTTTTCCGCAATACCTAGATCAAAACATGATAGCATCTATTTTAAGATGAAATGTAAGTGCATATCCTGGGTACCCTTAGCTCTATTTCTGGTCATAATGCTCCTTTCCCTGCCTGTTGGTTGTTTTCTGTAAACATTGTGAAAGGTTCCCAAAGTGGTTGAACATGAACTCAAGATGAGTTGGGGCTGTACTGAAGTTGAAGTGCAACTGTAGCCCAGTATTCAGCTTCCTTTTTACTGTATCAGTCTAGTTAGCATCTTCAAACATATGGTTCCCATGGCAGAATATAGATTGTGGTCTGGTAGCTGGGGCTATTGGTTCTTCAAAACCTGATGCAATGTTACATGGCATAAATGCTTCCTGTCCGCTAACTTTCATCGTGAAAGTGTGATGCTGCATGCATGAATTCAGAAGAAAAGTACACATGGTATTAGTTTAGTAGATGACTTAGAAAGAGTTGAACTTGAATGTTTGTATTGTGAGACCTGGTGTTCTTCAAGTTACTTGGCCGTTGCGGGATAATTTTGTCGGAGGCAAGTTattgtatgttttttttaatattgaaaaataattattgaataTTAAAATTTCAAGGTTAGCATGGTTCTTTATTTGGTAAGAGTAATGCTAGTACTAGTTACAAAACACAAGACTTGTGCATtgtttcaaataaaatatatcTTATGATGAAAAATTGGATTATGACTATGATAGAAGGAAGTTTTAATCAATTACATCAATTTTTGCACTGAGGTTCAGTTCCTAAAGCTGATCATTTATCGTGTGGGAAAGGCAAGGCAGTTATTTGAGTAGTTTGAAAAACATTTGGGGTAGAGTAAGTTGTTTCAATCAGTAAATAATAACATCCTAGTATGTGTCTGTATGTGTATTCATAATAAAGTTAAATgattgaaacttgaaaggaaCTGAGTGCGTGTTTGGTTCCATGTTTAGAGCCTCAATCAATTTTTAGTGACCATAATCACTTTTAGTTGTTTATACACATGTAATTGATATAGAGAATTGATTTtagcttcaaaatcaatttgtaAGAAGCTAAAGAATGTAACTCCTATTGATATAATTAATTGTAAGATTTTATCATAACATTCCGTAAGGGTCTAATTATTATTCAAAAGTACAATGATAAGACTCCAAAGCCTAGGTCCAATACTCCAAAGCTCAACGACCCTATTCCAAGCTGGCCCTAGTGCTGAAGAAACTGGATAAGAAGGTTGCTTACCAGTTACCAAGATACCTTAATCACCTCCTTTCAATAAAGGGTTGATCACTTTTGAGCACACAAACATAGTTGAGATTGGTGGAGAACAATCATCAGATGGATGAGTGAAAATCTTTGATGAAACTGCATTCAAAGGATATGAATGCAAGTACCAACCAATTGACGGTCATGAATATGGGGAGTACTTGGATGATGTTGAAAAACTTGTGGTCAAAATAATGTTCAATAGGGTAGTGCTAAGCATGAGGTATGAGGAAAGGTGCACGGGGAAGCTACTTGATGCACATGATCCTCCACTTACCATTACCTTTGACATGGATGTTAATGTAGTGTTTGACATGACTCCCCCTAGATTTCCCACCAGAAGGTCAAACTATGGGAAGGAAAAGAGCTTATCCCAGAAGATTTTCACCTTTTAATATGATGACCTTGGCCTGGTAGAAAGAATTCATTAAAAGGAAGGTCTAACTGAGTTGTTTTTGGAAGCCAAAGATGATTATTTGAACAAAAAGGCTTGGTTAGCGATTGGCttgaacaatgaagaaaaaaaaaggaaagtcAGGGAGCAAAGTATTTTCTAAGATCTCATAGGAGGCCGCTGCAACAAATCTTTTAGCTAGATTGATGTACTAAAATTCCTCCAAATCTTACCAAAAGAAGAAATGATCTCTTGGTATATATCAAGAAAGGTCCAAGACCCAATAAATTTAATTGCAGTCACAGAATCAAATTAAATCTGGAGATCAAGGAGTCAatcaaaaaatcaatttaaatcAAGAAGACAttcacaaaataaaattaaatcaggACATCAAAGAGGCAGATATATCAATCTGACCAGATTTTGtaaagatataaaaaaaagcATAAAAAGGTATAAAAGGAGGTGGGAGTTCGAATGAAGGTAAGAGTAGTAAGGTTTTGCTGATAAAAGGAGAACACCATGGTAAAGTGGTGTTGTTTGATACATAGGATAATAGATGAACGATTTTCATTGAACCTAGCAATCATGATGTTGCGAAGTTGTTGGGATTGTTTCTTCTAAACAAAAAAGAAGTCAAAGCTCCATTCTGCTGCTTAAGGTGCCTCTCCTATTTCCCTGTTATCGTTTTTTCCTTGGACTGATTGCCTTACTTAGTTCAATAGTTGTGTATTTAAGGtttgtttcatttgatttttgggTCAGGTTTctcagtttttttatttaaataaaaatattgaataaaagagaaataaataaaaaagggcTTCTGGAGCCATTATGTCATTCTTGTGTTCTTTACTTCAATGTTTAGATAGTTAGATTTTTGCTCATTTATCAAACACTTTAAAGAACCTttaaattagttaaaaaaaatttaagctagtcgaatgacatgtcaaacatagtcataattttttagttttaattaggattttgcttctaaaaaatagaataagtgTCTGTCTTTTGCTTATTATTCTTGAGCAACACTCTTGTGCTTTTTGCCATGATTTTGATTTGGTAGGTTGGTATTTTGTTAGTTCTAATTGCCTAATTTTTTGTTACGGCCTAATTTGTGATATGTGATCTAGTCTTAAAAATTATAAGACAGAAATACAAaaagatttttatttattttttatcttaGGATTAGGCTATAAAgactagaaaatgaaaaaatatgcactcattttaaaaaaaaaatacccttctaaaaaaaccaaaaatgcattatttttttgttacacttgAAATATTAAACAACAAAACTATGTATGTATTTCATTATAAATGACTAtctcaaaaaataataaaataacacGTATATGTATTCATTTTAAATGAATATAtctcaaaaaatataaaatatcttTTTGGAAAATCATTGAAAACATGAATGATTCAAATAACAAACAAATCTTTGTTTTTTGAAACTCAATAACAACCAAATCTTTAAAGATTCATTCTCAAATTTACTGTTATGCCCTTTAccatttaataatataataattatatCATGAGATTGAAAGTGTTGTTTTCTTAAACCCTCTTTATTATAATCTTCACTctcaaacccaaaaccctctctctctctctctctctctctctctctcaattctGCTTTGCCCATTGACACTCTTGATCGTCGCCGATCACCGATCACCGTTCACCGTCGTGTTCTTGTTCGTTTACTTGTTTGCTTCTTCTCCCACGGTTCACCTCAATTGGATTCTGGGTATGTTTCTTTGATCACAAGTTCACAACCCATATATGTCTTCTCAGTAAAATTGATTACCGGCTTTCTGGTTGCGTTAAAGTTTGTAACTTTTTGTTACCCTTTTGGCTTTTTTCTTGAAAAGTGATTGCTTTTTGTTCACCCGTGCATATGGTTGATGTTTATGATGTTgtgtattattattatatggtTCAAGCATGTGCTGTGGAATTTAGAACTTGTTTGTTTATTGATTTTTATGCTTGTACTGACAAAGTTACtatctttattattattgttaatttCCATTTAATGAGGGAAATACTTGTTAAGCATTAAATTAAGAATTTTGTATGCCAGTCTTGTTTTTCTATTGTTTGACTAATGATGACTAGTGAAATCTAATGAAGGTTGAGTTCTATTAGTGACTTCAAAATGAAGtgttcatattaaaaaaaaaccatacaTGGTGTTTGGATGGTAGTTTGGAATTAGGATAAATATTGGGGTTTTAGAGGAGTTACAGTGGTAGCTTTTCAGGGTTTGAATTTCTATGCAATAGACTTGAGGATGTTGATTTTTTGGGGTAAACTTCTATACAGTTATGAACTTATTATCATCACTGAATTCAGAAGTGTGGGATTGGTTTCGTTTTTTATTGAGATATTAAAACTTGTATTATCTTGTGTGTATATTATCTAGTGAAAGATATTTTTGTTTGGCATATGTTATTTTGTATATAACGCCTTGTTTGTTTAGCATTAGATCCTTCATCCTTGCTCTACTGTTATTGCAGCTTTAACTAGGATTAAAATACCACTTTTTGAACCTGAGGATTCTGAGCTCTAGGATACTCAATGGATTTGAAGATTAAAGGTATGAATTGGATGGGGGACATATACCAGAAGTTTGAAGCAGTGTGCCAAGAGGTGGATGGTATTGTAGCCCAGGTACAATTTCATTAGAGCTTTGCTATTTATTCTTTtgatttctcttcttcttcctcctttttTGACCATGTATTTCAAATatcaaaaataataatcatcatcatcatttaaCTCTTTTCCCTCTAGGTGAGGTAGGCTATAAGAATCAGTTTACAGCATCATGCATTTGGAATCTAAAAAACAATAGGATTTATTCTATTTACAATATTCTTGCATAGCGTTTGTTTGGAATGGTATCAGTTAAAGAATTTAATTCACTTACAGTTAAACCTGTGTTGTATTTGAGGGTTTTTAAAGCaaatcatatataatttttgATAGTATTTTCAAGTGATTCCTTTTCAGTTAGTCTATAATTAAGTTGTTCCAAACCAGGTTGGTGGTTTGAAGAACTTCCATTTATTGGATTGTTTTATCCCAGAATTCTGCTTGTTGCTCTGATCTTTTGCACTGTTTCTTCTACTGGTACATTGCATGTTTGAGGAAAGTCATACTGCAATCTTTAAGTTCTGCTGATTTTTTCTTGATTTGTTGTATTCAGGATCCTGTTAAATATTTCGAGAATCACGTCCAGAATGTTGGAGATAGTATGAAAAAGTTCTACTCTGGAGTTGTACATGAGCTGCTACCGTTTCCTACCTTGGTCAGCTCTACAGAATATAAAGCTAATTCAGTGGATTTGAAAAACAGCTCTGACTCTTCAGTTAGGTCAGTTGGTGGTGttaaagataataataaaaatgtgGATGAGGAAAACCCTGCTAATGATCAGCAATCTGCTTCCATCAAGCATGATAGTGTAAATCAAGTTGGAGATGAAACTTCCTCAGATTCCACAGATGTTGAAAATTATTACACAACTCAAGAAGAGTTTGGGGATGACTTAATAGAAACTCCTGAGGTTAAAAAAGAAAACTTGGATGCTACCATTGAAGAGACAGCAATTGAGTCGGCACCTAAGCCGATGAATTTGATATCTGTTAAAGAGAAAGAACCACTTATATCCTTAGAACATAGTGAATCCCATTCTGAATATTCTGACAGTGTATGTGGAGATTTGGTCAGAACAAATGATAACATAGGTGTTAATGAAGAACCAAACTCATGTTTGGTAGTTGAAGAAAATAACACGTCTATTGGTGAGAAAGAATCAACTAATCTATCCTTATTCAGTGAATCATCTGATGTCGATGAGCAGGATAAACATGGTGTACTACCTGAAGTTTCACCTGCCACGTCTTCTTTGTCATGCGAACCTATCACAGAGACAGGATCTATATGCTTTGATAGTTCCATAATTTCTGAAAGTCCATATTCAAAATCACCAGAAAGCTGCTTTGAAACTGAATCCTGCAAAAACGATTCAGGTGATGGATCTTGGTCTATTTCAGATAGTTCCAGGGTAAATGTATGTTGTGAATCCTCCCATGTAACTGGTCAGATCATGGAATCCCAGGATGTACTTGTTTCTACAGGCAGCTGTCTATCAATGGAATCAAATGgttagtatcttaaattttcATTTATGATAACTTCTCTTTACTTATTTCATTATTAAAGCACAAAATCACTTCAGGGGAATTGGGCGCTTTTACTTTTTTCTAATTGAATTGTAATGGAGATACAGTAAGAAATTGATCCCTCACAAAAAGTGAGAACAAATTCACAAATGACAAAAAGGAACCAAAACTTTACTTAGAGAACTTATAATTAATGATGTTTACAGTTCCGTTTGGGTATTATCATCTGTCACCTATCTGATATGGCTTTTGTTTTGTCAGATGAATCACTGATCAGTTCTCTTGAATTCTGCATGGATGACATTCATTTGAATGATGATGTGAATCTTGAAGGAAGTTGTGTATTTGTGGATGATAGTGAACTCTACGCAGTCTCATGCAGAGCCCAAAAGCTTAGATCATACAAGGTAGCAtctcttataatttttttaattggtaAACTAGTGATTAAGCTTTAGATCATACAAGGTATtatcttagtcttctctaaTCACCTTTTCAATGGATAAACTAATTACTGAAGTTGCTATATGTGTGCgtgtatatgtatatatgtagACACAGACACACACCCCCACATGTggtaattttatgttttatgcttggagaatttgaaattaCCATCTATCACCACTGGTCCTGATCCAAAAAAGATAGTTATTTTGTATTATAGAAGAAATCTAATTGCTTTGAAATATCTATCTTGATAACTTGTATTTTATGTGAAGAAAggtaaaggaaaagaaaaaaatgaaatttattttGTGACATAATTTATGCGTTAAGGAGAATCAAGAAATCTTGCATGTGCCATAACTAT
This portion of the Lotus japonicus ecotype B-129 chromosome 3, LjGifu_v1.2 genome encodes:
- the LOC130709523 gene encoding UBP1-associated protein 2C: MAMMDPTKKRKLDENGYGVVGGGDIDHLILSPSEARKIIERFTQDQLIDILQDAVVRHPDVLVSVRALADPDVAQRKLFIRGLGWDTTTDGLRSLFSAYGELEEAVVILDKVTGKSKGYGFVTFRHVDGALLALREPSKRIDGRVTVTQLAAAGNSGSNTNAADVALRKIYVANVPPDLPADKLLAHFSIYGEIEEGPLGFDKLTGKSKGFALFVYKNPEGAQAALLDPMKTVEGRQLNCKLAITDGGKQGKRGGAGAGAAGPEVAQGHGNSHGHHGDGMGMAPGGGAGSGAGSLSGGQYGGPVGLGSYGGFGGGLQGQPPIGNHAMNPSVGGVGNQANQSSLGGGTGAYGLAAHYGGYGGLGSTGFGGLGAACAGAGGFGGGGGGGGAGSAAGAGAPGGLGGPGGAYRSSAGMQAGGYPEGGHHYSLSGPGGYHNQQHHPPTGASPVPRVPYPNAHPYY
- the LOC130749081 gene encoding uncharacterized protein LOC130749081, with amino-acid sequence MDLKIKGMNWMGDIYQKFEAVCQEVDGIVAQDPVKYFENHVQNVGDSMKKFYSGVVHELLPFPTLVSSTEYKANSVDLKNSSDSSVRSVGGVKDNNKNVDEENPANDQQSASIKHDSVNQVGDETSSDSTDVENYYTTQEEFGDDLIETPEVKKENLDATIEETAIESAPKPMNLISVKEKEPLISLEHSESHSEYSDSVCGDLVRTNDNIGVNEEPNSCLVVEENNTSIGEKESTNLSLFSESSDVDEQDKHGVLPEVSPATSSLSCEPITETGSICFDSSIISESPYSKSPESCFETESCKNDSGDGSWSISDSSRVNVCCESSHVTGQIMESQDVLVSTGSCLSMESNDESLISSLEFCMDDIHLNDDVNLEGSCVFVDDSELYAVSCRAQKLRSYKKRIQDAFAPKRRLAKEYEQIAIWYGDTDTEHSQGSSRTLFPFRSMHFDSKMLQEQQASETEWELL